TGATAACGTTTGATTTTGATGTAGTCCCGCGCAGATTTGAACTGCGGACCCCTACATTATCAGTGTAGTGCTCTAACCAACTGAGCTACGGGACTATGTTTTTCAGTAGTTTCCTATTCCTGAGCTTTTTTTTCGGGATAGAGCCCTCACCCGTATCTTTCAAGGTGTATATTTAATAAATGAAGCATACGAATAAGCAGCAAAGACATTCTTTATTGCTAAAGAAAGGAGTAAACCTTCTCTAGAAAGGAGGTATTCCAGCCACACCTTCCGGTACGGCTACCTTGTTACGACTTAGCCCCAGTCACTGGTTTTACCCTAGGCGACTCCTTACGGTTATCGACTTTAGGTCCCCCCAGCTTCCATGGCTTGACGGGCGGTGTGTACAAGGCCCGGGAACGTATTCACCGCGCCATGGCTGATGCGCGATTACTAGCGAATCCAACTTCACGGAGTCGGGTTGCAGACTCCGATCCGAACTGAGACCGGCTTTGGAGATTTGCATCCTGTCACCAGGTAGCTGCCCTCTGTACCGGCCATTGTAGCACGTGTGTAGCCCTGGACGTAAGGGCCGTGCTGATTTGACGTCATCCCCGCCTTCCTCACTACTTGCGTAGGCAGTTCCTTTAGAGTCCCCAGCATTACCTGATGGCAACTAAAGGTAGGGGTTGCGCTCGTTATGGGACTTAACCCGACACCTCACGGCACGAGCTGACGACAACCATGCAGCACCTCGTAAAATGCTCCGAAGAGATGTAAGCTTTCACCTACAGTCATCTTACGTTCGAGCCCAGGTAAGGTTCCTCGCGTATCATCGAATTAAACCACATGCTCCTCCGCTTGTGCGGGCCCCCGTCAATTCCTTTGAGTTTCAATCTTGCGATCGTACTCCCCAGGTGGATTACTTATTGCTTTCGCTCAGACGCTGACTGTGTATCGCCAACATCGAGTAATCATCGTTTACAGCGTGGACTACCAGGGTATCTAATCCTGTTTGATCCCCACGCTTTCGTGCATGAGCGTCAGTTATAGCTTAGCGAGCTGCCTTCGCGATCGGTGTTCTGTGTCATATCTAAGCATTTCACCGCTACATGACACATTCCGCCCACTTCAACTATACTCTAGACTGACAGTATCAAAGGCAGTTCCACAGTTGAGCTGTGGGATTTCACCCCTGACTTACCAATCCGCCTGCGCACCCTTTAAACCCAATGAATCCGGATAACGCTTGCATCCTCCGTATTACCGCGGCTGCTGGCACGGAGTTAGCCGATGCTTATTCTTCAGGTACCTTCAGCCCCGCTCACGAGCGGGGGTTTATTCCCTGACAAAAGCAGTTTACAACCCATAGGGCCGTCTTCCTGCACGCGGCATGGCTGGTTCAGGCTTGCGCCCATTGACCAATATTCCTTACTGCTGCCTCCCGTAGGAGTCTGGTCCGTGTCTCAGTACCAGTGTGGGGGATAACCCTCTCAGGACCCCTAGACATCGTTGCCTTGGTGAGCCGTTACCTCACCAACTAGCTAATGTCACGCATGCCCATCTTTAACCGATAAATCTTTAATTGCAGTGTGATGCCACACCGCAATGTTACGGAGTATTAATCCCGATTTCTCGGGGCTATTCCCCTGTTAAAGGTAGGTTGCATACGCGTTACGCACCCGTGCGCCACTCTCATCAAAGTATTGCTACCCCGAATCCCGTTCGACTTGCATGTATTAAGCCTGCCGCTAGCGTTCATCCTGAGCCAGGATCAAACTCTCCATTGTAAATGAAAAATTTAAATGTTCTCAAGATCTACTCTCAGTTCATCTATTCACATAGTGAACCGCTTTGCTGCTTATTTTTCGTATTGCTCCATTAGTTCAAAGAACTCTCTTTCTGCCAAACAACAAACTTTATTATCGTTTGGGGCTGCAAAATTACAAACTATTTTTAATCCTGCAACTCTTTTTAGAATTTTTTTTCAAAAAACTTTCCAACCTCGCTCTTCCCGCAGAATTAACCGCTTTTAGCCTCAATTGGGATGGCAAAAGTACTGCCTTTTTTATTTCCTGCAAGGGGTTGCAAGGAAAAAAAATGCGGAGTTATCAACAACACAGCCTAAACACCACACCGACAAAAAGATAGCAACTCAACTTTTTTTTAACAGTATCCCATTTGTGGCAACTTCAATGCCGGATTCCGGTATTTTGAGGGTTTGATAGCTATAAAAAGGCCGGAGATAAGATCTCCGGCCATAGTAATATGTCCTGCATGAAGACTGTTTATTGCAAAACAACCCTGAAAGATTTTGAAAACGATGGCGTCCTTGCTGTTACTATATATATCCCCGGTTTAATATCTGCAGCGGCATTCCACTTTAACCGGTGTTCCCCGGCGCTGAGCCTTCCTGAGTATATTTGGCTGACGATTCTTCCCGACAGATCAGTAACACTGATCTCCATATCTGTATCTTCGAACAGGTAAAACGGAACTATTAACTGTCCTTCATTCAATGGATTAGGGTACGGGAAGTCAGCAATAACCACATTTGTTTCATCGGTTTCTCCGATACCAAGGCCTGTTTCCGGTTTGGTAAGGCGCACATTGGTATAAAGCCTGTATTCGCCTGCCCTGAGCTCAATGGCATCGGATACGGAGGTCACGGATAGGGAATCCCCTGTGAAATACTCGTACCATTTCCCCGTTTCCGGGAAACCGGGAACCATTGATCCCGGATAAACATCAAAATTGCCAATTACCAACACCTTCATATCAGGGTGATTCAGTTGTATTTTTTTCTGATATCCGCTGAGCGCAAGGGTGAAATCGGTGGTGCTGAACACCTCGTGACTCTGTCGCAGTTTAATTAATGATGAGACAATGTTTTTAAGCGTCCTTCTCCGGTAATCCTGTGTGTAATTCCATTTTATAGGCTTTTCTCCTGTACGTCCGTTGAAATCGATGCTGATATCATAGCCCAACTCACCAAACTGCCAGAGCATTTTTGGCCCGGGAATCATATAATGAAATACATTGGCCAGTTGAACACGTTGAAGGGCGATGGTTGTATCGCGTGTCCTGTATGCCGGATTTGCCACGCTGCCCTCTTTCAGGATACGGTACATGATTCTTTCTTCGTCATGGCTTTCCATATATGAAATCAGATTAGGCTCATCCCATCCCCTGGCTTTGTATGAAGCCCAGTTGAAATTGTTGCTGGTGGAACTGCCTTTGGCGGCGTTGGCATATTCATCGCTCATTTTGCCCCAGATCATCATGCCATAATTGGCCAGCACCTTCTCCTCGGCATTTTCGGCAAAATGTTCCAGAATAACATAAGCATTTGGGTTGACAGACCAGATGGTGTCGGCGATTGCTTTCCAGATAGCTATTCGCGAAGCATCATAAAGTCCCCAGGCGGTAGTATTGTTCAGGGTGTTTTTTTGCGTAAACCCTTTTGAAAGATCAAACCGGTAGCCATCTATTTTATAGTTCTCGATCCAGAATTTCACTACCCTGTTAACCAGTTCTTTAGTGTCAGGGCTCTCATGATTGAAATCGAATCCGACATTAAAATCATGCTTTGGTACCGGGTTGAACCAGGGATTATTTTCAGCAGGACGATTATTTGCTGCATCCCAATAGAGCATTACCATCGGAGAAGTCCCGAATGAATGGTTAAGCACCATATCCATAATCACGGCAATCCCCTGTTTGTGACATTCATCTATAAAGCGTCTGAGATCATTTTCCGGTCCATAGTATTTATCGGGGGCAAAATAGAAATTCGGGTTGTATCCCCAGCTGGAATTGCCTTCAAACTCGCTGAACGGCATTAATTCTATTGCGTTGATGCCCAGTCTTTTCAGGTAATCCAGCGTGTCAATAAGTGTTTGGTAATCGTGTTTGGCAACAAAATCCCTGACCAGTAGTTCATAAACTATAAGTTCAGATTTCGGAGGTGCCTGGAAGTTATCCACCTCCCACGTATATGGTGTTTTTGATGTTTGCAGCACCGTAGCCACCCCTGTTGTTTTGGTTGCAGGATAACTCAGAATGCCCGGATAGGAAGTCTGGCTGATATACTTGTCATTCCAGGGATCGGATACTTTTTCTGCATATGGATCTCCGATCCTGATGTTCCCGTCGACCAGATACTGAAAAATATATTCTTTTCCCGCTTCAAGATTGTTTAAGGTAATCCAGTATCTTTTTTCATCAGGTGTGCGGAACAGGTATCCTTCGTCTTCAAATTCCCAATTGTTGAAATCTCCGATTACGAATACATGCTCTTTGAATGGGGCGTAGAGGCACAATGTGACCGTCGAATCGTTGATGTAATTTATCCCGTCAATAATTCCACCTGGCAGTTCCTGTATGATCGCAGGTTGCCGGACATAAAAATAGAATGAATCAACAGCGGTTTCGAACTGATTTTTTGCCAGTATTTTAACATAGTTTTTCCCTGACTCCGGGGATATTATGGTATCAAGCAAATTATTTCCGGCAACTGATTTTGTAAGGGATTCATTGATAAACAAAAACATGGAATCGGCTTCATTTGAAACAGATTCAATGATGATTTCCTCCCCGGGTTCCGATAGCAGTGCACTTGCGACCGGAAAGTTGAACCGTGTAAAAAGCCCGTCCGGATAGACTTCTGCAAATATGTCACCCCCTGTTTCTGTTTTCCCCTCGAGCCACTGGTTATTTACCTTAACACCGCTTCTGAAAACAAATGCCAGCTGGAGGATGGTTTCCGAGGCCGGTACATTATAATACTGTCTGATGGAAGGGCCGATTGTGAGTTTGTAAAGATCATCACCGATTCTTTCGAGTAGGGTGGCAGGTGTGTTCTGCCCCCAGTTGGTTTTTACATATTTCCAGTCAGAAGGGCTTGAACTCAAATCAGTGATTACCCCCGTATGGGCATATACCTCGCCGGTATAACCGGCCAGTCCCCCATTGCCAAGTGAAGCATTGAATATAACTTCCACCTCATCGACATCGGCCGGAAAGGCAGGGGTGGTAACGATCAGTTGTGCGTTTGCCGGAAATGTGAAGGCAATTATCCATAAGGTCAGCCAAAGGCCGGATTTAAAGTGCGCCATTTTTGAAAGATTTATTAATTCAGAAAAGGTTCTGAAATATTAATAGTACAAAAATAGCACTATTTTCATTGTCAGAGGAAAAACAAAAGTGACAGGATCCCGATTGTCTGTTTACAATCGGTTGAAATGCAGCACTGATCTTGATATAGCCAGGCATTTTTGCCGGCTAATTGCTAATAATGCTTTCCAGAGTGACATTATTTGAAGGCACAGGCAAAATAACCGTGAAGGTAGTGCCCTTCCCGGGCTGGCTGTTAACTTCTATGCTTCCATTGTTATTATGAATCATTTCCCTGCAAAGCATCAGCCCCAATCCGCTTCCGGTTTCTCCGTTAGTGCCGGGCCGGGAATCATTTATACCTCCTGCAAAAAGTTTTTTTAAATCTTTTTCTTCAATTCCGATGCCTTCGTCGGTAAAAAGTATTTGTGCCCCTTCATCCAGTTTTACATAGGTAATGGTTATTTTCCCACCCTGCCGGGAGAATTTTATGGCATTCGACAATAAGTTCCGGAAAGCGACAGTGACCATTTTCTCATCCGCGTAAATCCGGGCGTCTTCAGCGATGTTGGTGATAAACCCGAGTTGCTTTGCAGCGGCTGATAAGCGAAGGCTTTGGATGATACTGTCTATTAAGGGATATAAATGCAAATTCCGGAAATTTACAACTACGTTTTCCCTCTGTCCGTTGGCCCAGTTTAACAGATCCTGCAGCGTTTTCATTCCATTTTCAGAAGCATGTGACATATCATCCAGCAGGGACAGAATATCCTCTTTGGAAAAATCATCAATACCTTCCTTTAATATATGCGAGAGACTAATAATCTGGTGAAAGGGAGTTTTGAGATCGTGACCGATGATCGACATAATCTTATCCTTTTGACTATTAATTGCCAAAAGCCTTTTGTGTGACATGGTTAATTCTTCATTAAGCCTGGATGTTTGTATTTCAAGTCTTTTTTTTGCGCTTATATTTCTGATCATCAACAGGTTAGCCTGAAAGGAGCCCCGGTCATCCAATATTCTGATTATCTTGATGTTATACCATTCATTGTCTGAGGTATTGGTTAATATTTCTTTATCCTCTCTGTCATTCTCAAGATGAGAAAAGCAAGCATCATGCAGCCATCCAACCTTTCTGAGGTCGCTGTAAAAATATTTCGAACCTAATTGCAGCAATTCTGAAGCGGCCGGATTATGGTAAATAATTTTCAGATCACTATCTACCAATAGTATAGCATCATTTAAAATTTCTGTCAGCCTCCTTCTTGCAAACGGGGCAATGTCAAACATTCGGTATCTGGTAATGCCGAAAAGAAGGACCATGCCGGAAATACTGAAGCTTAAAATGGTAATATTCAGTCCTTCAAGCGGAGTGTGACCGGTAGCATAAATCAGGGCGGCAGTAAACGGGAAAATGCAGGCGATGATGATGGACCATGCCTGTCTTTTAAATGTTGCGGGCAAATCCGGAAGTGCTTTGATAATCAGAATCTGAGCAAACAGGACAAGTGCCAGCGAGTAGGCCATGCCAGCGTAGAACACCGGACCATGATGGTAAGTGAGGATATTGTTTCCAGCCTCACTCCAGGTGAACCTGATCCACGTAAGATAATGTAATTCATTGATTGCCGTGAGAATTAAGACAAAAAAAGGGATCAGCCAGAATAACCAATACTTTTTAGTCAGCCAATGGTTTCTTATTTCGGCTATTCCTATGGCATAGCGCAGAAAAAAAACCGGTGACGTCATTGCGCCAATGTACTCAAGTTTTGACCAGAAAACCTTGGCATGGATGGTTATTGAGGCTGATTCAAGCGTCGACATCAGAGACCATTCAGCAATCATAAGCATCAGCAGGGTGAAATAGATCTGATGATTAGAATATCCTTTCAGATGACTATAAATTGCAATTCCTCCGGAGCTGATGAACGTTCCAAGCAGTATCCAGGAGATGATTGTAAAATTAAGTTCCATTTTTAATCCGGGTGGTAATTTTTTTTACTATTTGTTTTCAAACGTAAAAATTGAAATTTCCGTACAGGTTTTATCTCAAAATCCGGGCATTGTAACCGGCAAAATGAAAATTTGTTAAAGTTTATGCCAATTCAGGAATAATGATGGGTGCACGCGATAATTGCTGATTAGGGAAAGCCGGGT
This sequence is a window from Lentimicrobium saccharophilum. Protein-coding genes within it:
- a CDS encoding alpha-amylase family glycosyl hydrolase, which produces MAHFKSGLWLTLWIIAFTFPANAQLIVTTPAFPADVDEVEVIFNASLGNGGLAGYTGEVYAHTGVITDLSSSPSDWKYVKTNWGQNTPATLLERIGDDLYKLTIGPSIRQYYNVPASETILQLAFVFRSGVKVNNQWLEGKTETGGDIFAEVYPDGLFTRFNFPVASALLSEPGEEIIIESVSNEADSMFLFINESLTKSVAGNNLLDTIISPESGKNYVKILAKNQFETAVDSFYFYVRQPAIIQELPGGIIDGINYINDSTVTLCLYAPFKEHVFVIGDFNNWEFEDEGYLFRTPDEKRYWITLNNLEAGKEYIFQYLVDGNIRIGDPYAEKVSDPWNDKYISQTSYPGILSYPATKTTGVATVLQTSKTPYTWEVDNFQAPPKSELIVYELLVRDFVAKHDYQTLIDTLDYLKRLGINAIELMPFSEFEGNSSWGYNPNFYFAPDKYYGPENDLRRFIDECHKQGIAVIMDMVLNHSFGTSPMVMLYWDAANNRPAENNPWFNPVPKHDFNVGFDFNHESPDTKELVNRVVKFWIENYKIDGYRFDLSKGFTQKNTLNNTTAWGLYDASRIAIWKAIADTIWSVNPNAYVILEHFAENAEEKVLANYGMMIWGKMSDEYANAAKGSSTSNNFNWASYKARGWDEPNLISYMESHDEERIMYRILKEGSVANPAYRTRDTTIALQRVQLANVFHYMIPGPKMLWQFGELGYDISIDFNGRTGEKPIKWNYTQDYRRRTLKNIVSSLIKLRQSHEVFSTTDFTLALSGYQKKIQLNHPDMKVLVIGNFDVYPGSMVPGFPETGKWYEYFTGDSLSVTSVSDAIELRAGEYRLYTNVRLTKPETGLGIGETDETNVVIADFPYPNPLNEGQLIVPFYLFEDTDMEISVTDLSGRIVSQIYSGRLSAGEHRLKWNAAADIKPGIYIVTARTPSFSKSFRVVLQ
- a CDS encoding sensor histidine kinase, which encodes MELNFTIISWILLGTFISSGGIAIYSHLKGYSNHQIYFTLLMLMIAEWSLMSTLESASITIHAKVFWSKLEYIGAMTSPVFFLRYAIGIAEIRNHWLTKKYWLFWLIPFFVLILTAINELHYLTWIRFTWSEAGNNILTYHHGPVFYAGMAYSLALVLFAQILIIKALPDLPATFKRQAWSIIIACIFPFTAALIYATGHTPLEGLNITILSFSISGMVLLFGITRYRMFDIAPFARRRLTEILNDAILLVDSDLKIIYHNPAASELLQLGSKYFYSDLRKVGWLHDACFSHLENDREDKEILTNTSDNEWYNIKIIRILDDRGSFQANLLMIRNISAKKRLEIQTSRLNEELTMSHKRLLAINSQKDKIMSIIGHDLKTPFHQIISLSHILKEGIDDFSKEDILSLLDDMSHASENGMKTLQDLLNWANGQRENVVVNFRNLHLYPLIDSIIQSLRLSAAAKQLGFITNIAEDARIYADEKMVTVAFRNLLSNAIKFSRQGGKITITYVKLDEGAQILFTDEGIGIEEKDLKKLFAGGINDSRPGTNGETGSGLGLMLCREMIHNNNGSIEVNSQPGKGTTFTVILPVPSNNVTLESIISN